From the Clarias gariepinus isolate MV-2021 ecotype Netherlands chromosome 3, CGAR_prim_01v2, whole genome shotgun sequence genome, one window contains:
- the LOC128518481 gene encoding uncharacterized protein LOC128518481 isoform X2: MSSWLLNQADMVEKMQGCGEAMTVTLDAKDYHEVSSEPILTALGKLRDSLHKLMSENSAQNPKAACSDDDKTFKRVRKSKEQNSPCSDLKEALKSTEPDTSKQDDPAQTSKDLWTYLTSSTRKEPVIGLSMITEYRNQNGQNSFLCSCCKVILSTSKYPGHLISPRHRFNYIKIKYPDFVAHWKAEISLTDNIKELQKKAQVVQDTEGWGCLKIVEKENKQPQKRSQEPSEDTENATLAKLKKQEPSNTSDAEKSAPNLELPQIGGGAEPQDQKNSEPKLKKQQQKKFTKRNAVIGLNFVTCVHHGKKKLFFCELCSVRGDFDHMSSVIHRKTYVKHKYPDWNASSPNMEKKLHKISLRLAAVERSTGRGMKKLNVTANVFIALSTAPLNEALSQLKLLQTKPEDGVEHNEPSTFSDHEQGTCNNSVDHLKSSATTANSLQQDESVLLGNHVIPAPVYEPISPPPASDCKSVPSVTPLYSSTHLTFLKLSNNLKWKEPSDAAHHETGPGADSGGAGGLQHSPSAFPCSPLCGHFTCCQSILKEENSLPLDNAPSKTYCFPNLPTVVGQSNASIFLGVKGLFNKDPIIGLANILECQAILQPTFFLCLNCAEKVSRENFCHHMTSERHIHLTIRTQYHEIFQRWQMTPHVTIRDFAEKLALTEKGLDAKVIKLTKTQYESLCSADFNDAIVILQRMYGPRLDKSSLPSHLGVQNQENHEISTVRLAARSVEAAKERENQSQQSCDKTTQNQEHHSVHVPLKEFNHALGNLGSKTTTCTSTDNHPQTESQNPPQTLPESDAQTAKPQHQVVVQIDLTAESDDSMTKLSIHTPKQITERAKEKHVKDCSNSTALETPQTAAVDVQESRPAPMFPCTATIKQEKTGHDEGSCGDDIPLTLEANSSKDPTGNIFKHSDLRYSNKNRTEADAVVGLSAMIECRCEGKASLYLCVSCSRKLNHDLFRYHLLKYRHRYSYLKKRYPSLFEDWSDSDSIPDWSMRLMRLAHKVEMTNEDEPGQLQVMKLNCNEYNEIKAMSYDKAITHLQKIRKEQNLCGLQTCISPKITEKLIKQERMETDVTTPYSSQLPELIAQESGRAFKRRAVEQDLPRQSFPGQKQASNVPFNHMNQSPPVGNNPEPSDCPAKRSKISGNDTDSVAQVQTESSNSTTINANFTPVIVTETSRSSPQSFDPSSMTYNGTGSVDKTVLKNSDGKESSLSIIAPQQKDSCPDASTINAIGPTKGLEIARLSEKRPLAKKSLSENAWNYENRQFSPEKNSMTNTNPMPDSSTEMVAMKKQCIPYSVHNYNQALNPHYNWQIPSKNPDPNLTNLHLSVVSGYGTPTSATSQMTPEYVVSPLYPMYMHSGYPSVSNTMAPEYLGPVEQKAINYQSAASCISTNGTNSANTNSAQTLHTVDQAQQVYQQIQSIQDPATCQAYYAWYSYNQTLHSNQAADNGNATSTPTFEHGVYPLFSWLQKKN, from the exons ATGTCCAGTTGGTTGCTAAACCAGGCAGATATGGTGGAGAAGATGCAAGGATGTGGAGAGGCAATG ACAGTAACACTGGATGCTAAAGATTACCATGAAGTCTCCAGTGAGCCTATTTTGACTG CTTTGGGAAAGCTAAGGGACTCTCTCCACAAGCTGATGTCTGAGAACAGTGCACAAAACCCAAAGGCAGCTTGCTCTGACGACGACAAAA CATTTAAAAGGGTTAGAAAAAGTAAAGAACAGAACAGTCCATGTTCTGACCTAAAAGAAGCTCTGAAGTCCACAGAGCCCGATACTTCAAAACAAG ATGATCCTGCTCAGACTTCAAAGGATTTGTGGACTTACCTCACAAGTTCTACTCGAAAAGAGCCAGTAATCG GTTTAAGTATGATCACAGAATACCgtaatcaaaatggtcagaacTCCTTTCTGTGCTCCTGCTGCAAAGTAATCCTTTCTACTTCCAAATACCCGGGCCACCTGATTAGCCCTCGCCACCGCTTCAACTACATT AAAATTAAGTACCCAGATTTTGTGGCTCACTGGAAAGCTGAGATCAGCTTGACTGACAATATTAAAGAGCTCCAAAAGAAGGCACAGGTTGTGCAGGACACAGAGGGCTGGGGATGCCTCAAG attgtagaaaaagaaaataagcagCCTCAAAAAAGGAGCCAAGAGCCATCAGAAG ATACTGAAAATGCGACTTTAGCCAAGTTGAAGAAACAGGAGCCATCGAACACCAGTG ATGCTGAGAAATCAGCCCCAAACCTGGAGCTGCCCCAAATTGGCGGTGGCGCTG AACCACAAGATCAAAAAAACAGTGAGCCAAAACTTAagaaacagcagcagaagaaaTTTACCAAACGCaatgctgtgattg GATTGAATTTTGTCACGTGTGTGCATCATGGCAAAAAGAAGCTGTTCTTCTGTGAACTCTGCTCTGTCCGAGGTGATTTTGACCACATGTCTAGTGTCATCCACAGGAAAACCTATGTG AAACATAAATATCCTGATTGGAATGCAAGCAGCCCAAACATGGAGAAGAAGCTACATAAAATATCTTTGCGTTTAGCAGCAGTGGAGAGAAGCACTGGAAGAGGAATGAAg AAACTGAATGTCACTGCTAATGTCTTCATAGCCTTGAGTACTGCTCCCCTCAATGAag CTTTGAGTCAGCTAAAATTGCTGCAGACCAAGCCAGAAGATGGAGTAGAACACAATGAACCTAGCACTTTCTCGGACCATGAACAAG GTACATGCAACAATTCTGTGGATCATTTGAAAAGTTCTGCTACAACTGCCAACTCTTTGCAGCAGGATGAATCCGTGCTGCTGGGGAATCATGTCATTCCAG CTCCTGTGTATGAACCCATATCACCTCCACCTGCATCAGACTGCAAGAGCGTACCCAGTGTTACTCCTCTGTATTCATCTACCCATCTAACTTTTCTCAAACTGAGTAATAACCTGAAATGGAAAGAACCTTCAGATG CTGCTCATCATGAGACAGGCCCAGGTGCCGATTCTGGAGGAGCGGGTGGATTGCAACATAGTCCATCAGCATTCCCTTGCTCTCCACTGTGTGGACACTTCA CATGTTGCCAGTCCATCCTGAAGGAGGAAAACAGTCTTCCACTTGATAATGCACCATCAAAAACATACTGTTTTCCAAACCTACCCACAG TGGTGGGACAGAGTAATGCCTCCATATTTCTCGGTGTGAAGGGCCTCTTTAACAAGGATCCTATTATAG GTCTGGCTAATATATTGGAGTGCCAAGCAATTTTACAGCCAACATTTTTCCTGTGTCTTAACTGTGCTGAGAAAGTTAGCAGAGAGAATTTTTGTCATCATATGACCAGTGAACGACACATTCACTTGACCATC AGAACTCAGTATCATGAGATATTTCAGCGGTGGCAGATGACTCCTCACGTGACCATCCGTGATTTTGCTGAGAAACTGGCATTGACAGAGAAGGGATTAGATGCCAAG GTCATCAAGTTGACCAAAACGCAGTACGAGTCTCTGTGTTCGGCAGACTTCAATGATG CAATCGTAATACTACAGAGGATGTATGGACCACGTCTGGACAAGAGCTCCCTGCCATCACACCTTGGAGTCCAGaatcaggaaaatcatg AAATCTCTACAGTGAGGTTAGCAGCAAGGTCTGTGGAAGCtgcaaaagaaagagaaaatcaGTCACAACAAAGCTGtgacaaaacaacacaaaaccaGGAACATCACAGTGTTCATGTACCACTCAAAG AATTTAATCATGCCCTGGGAAACCTTGGTAGCAAAACTACAACGTGCACCAGCACAGACAATCATCCGCAAACTGAGAGTCAAAACCCTCCACAAACCTTGCCAGAGAGTGATGCCCAAACAGCAAAGCCCCAGCATCAGGTTGTGGTACAAATCGATCTGACTGCTGAGTCTGACGACAGTATGACAAAATTGTCAATCCACACTCCCAAGCAAATCACAGAAagagcaaaagaaaaacatgttaaaG atTGCTCAAATTCAACTGCCTTAGAAACTCCACAGACAGCTGCAGTAGATGTACAGGAAAGTCGGCCAGCTCCCATGTTTCCTTGTACAGCCACaataaaacaggagaaaactggTCATGATGAGG GTTCTTGTGGAGATGATATCCCTCTGACTTTGGAAGCAAATAGTTCTAAAGACCCTACAG GGAATATCTTCAAACACAGTGACTTGAGGTATAGCAATAAAAATAGAACAGAGGCAGATGCTGTGGTTG GTCTGAGTGCAATGATTGAATGCAGATGTGAGGGTAAGGCTTCACTGTACTTGTGTGTTTCCTGCTCCAGAAAACTCAACCATGACCTCTTCAGATACCACCTGTTAAAGTATCGTCACAGATACAGTTACCTG AAAAAACGTTACCCATCATTGTTTGAGGACTGGTCTGATTCGGATAGTATACCTGATTGGTCTATGAGGCTCATGAGGCTTGCTCACAAAGTGGAGATGACTAATGAGGATGAGCCCGGTCAGTTACAG GTGATGAAACTGAACTGTAATgaatacaatgaaataaaagctATGTCTTATGACAAAG cCATCACACATTTGcagaaaatcagaaaagaaCAGAACCTCTGTGGTCTCCAAACTTGCATTTCTCCCAAGATCACAGAAA AACTGATAAAACAGGAGAGGATGGAAACAGACGTGACAACCCCATATTCATCACAGCTTCCTGAATTGA TTGCACAGGAATCAGGGAGAGCTTTTAAGCGAAGGGCCGTTGAACAAGATTTACCTCGTCAGTCCTTTCCAGGGCAGAAACAAGCCTCTAATGTCCCATTCAACCATATGAACCAATCTCCTCCTGTAGGGAATAACCCGGAACCATCAGATTGCCCTGCTAAGCGAAGCAAGATCTCGGGCAATGATACAGATAGTGTTGCACAGGTCCAGACAGAATCTTCTAATTCAACCACAATCAACGCAAATTTTACACCAGTCATAGTGACAGAGACATCTAGAAGTTCTCCTCAAAGTTTTGACCCAAGTTCTATGACTTATAATGGAACAGGTTCCGTGGACAAAACTGTGCTTAAAAACAGTGACGGGAAAGAATCTTCATTATCCATTATTGCACCACAGCAAAAGGACTCCTGTCCTGACGCTAGTACTATTAATGCTATTGGTCCCACAAAAGGCCTGGAAATTGCTCGGCTGTCTGAAAAAAGACCTTTGGCGAAAAAGAGCTTAAGTGAAAATGCATGGAATTATGAAAATAGACAGTTTAGCCctgaaaaaaacagcatgacTAATACAAACCCAATGCCTGATAGTTCTACCGAGATGGTTGCTATGAAGAAGCAATGCATTCCATATTCAGTGCACAATTACAATCAAGCACTCAATCCTCACTATAACTGGCAGATTCCTAGTAAAAATCCAGACCCCAATCTTACAAATTTGCACCTTTCAGTGGTCTCCGGATATGGCACACCAACCTCTGCCACCAGTCAAATGACACCTGAGTATGTAGTATCTCCTCTGTATCCCATGTATATGCATTCTGGTTACCCTTCAGTGTCTAACACAATGGCACCTGAGTATTTAGGGCCAGTAGAACAAAAGGCCATTAATTATCAATCAGCTGCCTCATGTATTTCTACAAATGGTACAAACTCAGCGAATACAAACTCTGCTCAAACACTGCACACAGTTGATCAGGCTCAACAGGTTTACCAGCAAATTCAGTCAATCCAGGACCCAGCAACTTGTCAAGCCTACTATGCTTGGTATTCTTACAATCAGACCCTTCACTCTAACCAAGCAGCAGACAATGGAAATGCCACTTCCACACCAACGTTCGAACATGGCGTTTACCCACTGTTTAGCTGGCTACAA AAGAAGAACTAA
- the LOC128518481 gene encoding uncharacterized protein LOC128518481 isoform X1, producing MSSWLLNQADMVEKMQGCGEAMTVTLDAKDYHEVSSEPILTALGKLRDSLHKLMSENSAQNPKAACSDDDKSDESHGPETFKRVRKSKEQNSPCSDLKEALKSTEPDTSKQDDPAQTSKDLWTYLTSSTRKEPVIGLSMITEYRNQNGQNSFLCSCCKVILSTSKYPGHLISPRHRFNYIKIKYPDFVAHWKAEISLTDNIKELQKKAQVVQDTEGWGCLKIVEKENKQPQKRSQEPSEDTENATLAKLKKQEPSNTSDAEKSAPNLELPQIGGGAEPQDQKNSEPKLKKQQQKKFTKRNAVIGLNFVTCVHHGKKKLFFCELCSVRGDFDHMSSVIHRKTYVKHKYPDWNASSPNMEKKLHKISLRLAAVERSTGRGMKKLNVTANVFIALSTAPLNEALSQLKLLQTKPEDGVEHNEPSTFSDHEQGTCNNSVDHLKSSATTANSLQQDESVLLGNHVIPAPVYEPISPPPASDCKSVPSVTPLYSSTHLTFLKLSNNLKWKEPSDAAHHETGPGADSGGAGGLQHSPSAFPCSPLCGHFTCCQSILKEENSLPLDNAPSKTYCFPNLPTVVGQSNASIFLGVKGLFNKDPIIGLANILECQAILQPTFFLCLNCAEKVSRENFCHHMTSERHIHLTIRTQYHEIFQRWQMTPHVTIRDFAEKLALTEKGLDAKVIKLTKTQYESLCSADFNDAIVILQRMYGPRLDKSSLPSHLGVQNQENHEISTVRLAARSVEAAKERENQSQQSCDKTTQNQEHHSVHVPLKEFNHALGNLGSKTTTCTSTDNHPQTESQNPPQTLPESDAQTAKPQHQVVVQIDLTAESDDSMTKLSIHTPKQITERAKEKHVKDCSNSTALETPQTAAVDVQESRPAPMFPCTATIKQEKTGHDEGSCGDDIPLTLEANSSKDPTGNIFKHSDLRYSNKNRTEADAVVGLSAMIECRCEGKASLYLCVSCSRKLNHDLFRYHLLKYRHRYSYLKKRYPSLFEDWSDSDSIPDWSMRLMRLAHKVEMTNEDEPGQLQVMKLNCNEYNEIKAMSYDKAITHLQKIRKEQNLCGLQTCISPKITEKLIKQERMETDVTTPYSSQLPELIAQESGRAFKRRAVEQDLPRQSFPGQKQASNVPFNHMNQSPPVGNNPEPSDCPAKRSKISGNDTDSVAQVQTESSNSTTINANFTPVIVTETSRSSPQSFDPSSMTYNGTGSVDKTVLKNSDGKESSLSIIAPQQKDSCPDASTINAIGPTKGLEIARLSEKRPLAKKSLSENAWNYENRQFSPEKNSMTNTNPMPDSSTEMVAMKKQCIPYSVHNYNQALNPHYNWQIPSKNPDPNLTNLHLSVVSGYGTPTSATSQMTPEYVVSPLYPMYMHSGYPSVSNTMAPEYLGPVEQKAINYQSAASCISTNGTNSANTNSAQTLHTVDQAQQVYQQIQSIQDPATCQAYYAWYSYNQTLHSNQAADNGNATSTPTFEHGVYPLFSWLQKKN from the exons ATGTCCAGTTGGTTGCTAAACCAGGCAGATATGGTGGAGAAGATGCAAGGATGTGGAGAGGCAATG ACAGTAACACTGGATGCTAAAGATTACCATGAAGTCTCCAGTGAGCCTATTTTGACTG CTTTGGGAAAGCTAAGGGACTCTCTCCACAAGCTGATGTCTGAGAACAGTGCACAAAACCCAAAGGCAGCTTGCTCTGACGACGACAAAAGTGATGAGAGCCATGGACCTGAAA CATTTAAAAGGGTTAGAAAAAGTAAAGAACAGAACAGTCCATGTTCTGACCTAAAAGAAGCTCTGAAGTCCACAGAGCCCGATACTTCAAAACAAG ATGATCCTGCTCAGACTTCAAAGGATTTGTGGACTTACCTCACAAGTTCTACTCGAAAAGAGCCAGTAATCG GTTTAAGTATGATCACAGAATACCgtaatcaaaatggtcagaacTCCTTTCTGTGCTCCTGCTGCAAAGTAATCCTTTCTACTTCCAAATACCCGGGCCACCTGATTAGCCCTCGCCACCGCTTCAACTACATT AAAATTAAGTACCCAGATTTTGTGGCTCACTGGAAAGCTGAGATCAGCTTGACTGACAATATTAAAGAGCTCCAAAAGAAGGCACAGGTTGTGCAGGACACAGAGGGCTGGGGATGCCTCAAG attgtagaaaaagaaaataagcagCCTCAAAAAAGGAGCCAAGAGCCATCAGAAG ATACTGAAAATGCGACTTTAGCCAAGTTGAAGAAACAGGAGCCATCGAACACCAGTG ATGCTGAGAAATCAGCCCCAAACCTGGAGCTGCCCCAAATTGGCGGTGGCGCTG AACCACAAGATCAAAAAAACAGTGAGCCAAAACTTAagaaacagcagcagaagaaaTTTACCAAACGCaatgctgtgattg GATTGAATTTTGTCACGTGTGTGCATCATGGCAAAAAGAAGCTGTTCTTCTGTGAACTCTGCTCTGTCCGAGGTGATTTTGACCACATGTCTAGTGTCATCCACAGGAAAACCTATGTG AAACATAAATATCCTGATTGGAATGCAAGCAGCCCAAACATGGAGAAGAAGCTACATAAAATATCTTTGCGTTTAGCAGCAGTGGAGAGAAGCACTGGAAGAGGAATGAAg AAACTGAATGTCACTGCTAATGTCTTCATAGCCTTGAGTACTGCTCCCCTCAATGAag CTTTGAGTCAGCTAAAATTGCTGCAGACCAAGCCAGAAGATGGAGTAGAACACAATGAACCTAGCACTTTCTCGGACCATGAACAAG GTACATGCAACAATTCTGTGGATCATTTGAAAAGTTCTGCTACAACTGCCAACTCTTTGCAGCAGGATGAATCCGTGCTGCTGGGGAATCATGTCATTCCAG CTCCTGTGTATGAACCCATATCACCTCCACCTGCATCAGACTGCAAGAGCGTACCCAGTGTTACTCCTCTGTATTCATCTACCCATCTAACTTTTCTCAAACTGAGTAATAACCTGAAATGGAAAGAACCTTCAGATG CTGCTCATCATGAGACAGGCCCAGGTGCCGATTCTGGAGGAGCGGGTGGATTGCAACATAGTCCATCAGCATTCCCTTGCTCTCCACTGTGTGGACACTTCA CATGTTGCCAGTCCATCCTGAAGGAGGAAAACAGTCTTCCACTTGATAATGCACCATCAAAAACATACTGTTTTCCAAACCTACCCACAG TGGTGGGACAGAGTAATGCCTCCATATTTCTCGGTGTGAAGGGCCTCTTTAACAAGGATCCTATTATAG GTCTGGCTAATATATTGGAGTGCCAAGCAATTTTACAGCCAACATTTTTCCTGTGTCTTAACTGTGCTGAGAAAGTTAGCAGAGAGAATTTTTGTCATCATATGACCAGTGAACGACACATTCACTTGACCATC AGAACTCAGTATCATGAGATATTTCAGCGGTGGCAGATGACTCCTCACGTGACCATCCGTGATTTTGCTGAGAAACTGGCATTGACAGAGAAGGGATTAGATGCCAAG GTCATCAAGTTGACCAAAACGCAGTACGAGTCTCTGTGTTCGGCAGACTTCAATGATG CAATCGTAATACTACAGAGGATGTATGGACCACGTCTGGACAAGAGCTCCCTGCCATCACACCTTGGAGTCCAGaatcaggaaaatcatg AAATCTCTACAGTGAGGTTAGCAGCAAGGTCTGTGGAAGCtgcaaaagaaagagaaaatcaGTCACAACAAAGCTGtgacaaaacaacacaaaaccaGGAACATCACAGTGTTCATGTACCACTCAAAG AATTTAATCATGCCCTGGGAAACCTTGGTAGCAAAACTACAACGTGCACCAGCACAGACAATCATCCGCAAACTGAGAGTCAAAACCCTCCACAAACCTTGCCAGAGAGTGATGCCCAAACAGCAAAGCCCCAGCATCAGGTTGTGGTACAAATCGATCTGACTGCTGAGTCTGACGACAGTATGACAAAATTGTCAATCCACACTCCCAAGCAAATCACAGAAagagcaaaagaaaaacatgttaaaG atTGCTCAAATTCAACTGCCTTAGAAACTCCACAGACAGCTGCAGTAGATGTACAGGAAAGTCGGCCAGCTCCCATGTTTCCTTGTACAGCCACaataaaacaggagaaaactggTCATGATGAGG GTTCTTGTGGAGATGATATCCCTCTGACTTTGGAAGCAAATAGTTCTAAAGACCCTACAG GGAATATCTTCAAACACAGTGACTTGAGGTATAGCAATAAAAATAGAACAGAGGCAGATGCTGTGGTTG GTCTGAGTGCAATGATTGAATGCAGATGTGAGGGTAAGGCTTCACTGTACTTGTGTGTTTCCTGCTCCAGAAAACTCAACCATGACCTCTTCAGATACCACCTGTTAAAGTATCGTCACAGATACAGTTACCTG AAAAAACGTTACCCATCATTGTTTGAGGACTGGTCTGATTCGGATAGTATACCTGATTGGTCTATGAGGCTCATGAGGCTTGCTCACAAAGTGGAGATGACTAATGAGGATGAGCCCGGTCAGTTACAG GTGATGAAACTGAACTGTAATgaatacaatgaaataaaagctATGTCTTATGACAAAG cCATCACACATTTGcagaaaatcagaaaagaaCAGAACCTCTGTGGTCTCCAAACTTGCATTTCTCCCAAGATCACAGAAA AACTGATAAAACAGGAGAGGATGGAAACAGACGTGACAACCCCATATTCATCACAGCTTCCTGAATTGA TTGCACAGGAATCAGGGAGAGCTTTTAAGCGAAGGGCCGTTGAACAAGATTTACCTCGTCAGTCCTTTCCAGGGCAGAAACAAGCCTCTAATGTCCCATTCAACCATATGAACCAATCTCCTCCTGTAGGGAATAACCCGGAACCATCAGATTGCCCTGCTAAGCGAAGCAAGATCTCGGGCAATGATACAGATAGTGTTGCACAGGTCCAGACAGAATCTTCTAATTCAACCACAATCAACGCAAATTTTACACCAGTCATAGTGACAGAGACATCTAGAAGTTCTCCTCAAAGTTTTGACCCAAGTTCTATGACTTATAATGGAACAGGTTCCGTGGACAAAACTGTGCTTAAAAACAGTGACGGGAAAGAATCTTCATTATCCATTATTGCACCACAGCAAAAGGACTCCTGTCCTGACGCTAGTACTATTAATGCTATTGGTCCCACAAAAGGCCTGGAAATTGCTCGGCTGTCTGAAAAAAGACCTTTGGCGAAAAAGAGCTTAAGTGAAAATGCATGGAATTATGAAAATAGACAGTTTAGCCctgaaaaaaacagcatgacTAATACAAACCCAATGCCTGATAGTTCTACCGAGATGGTTGCTATGAAGAAGCAATGCATTCCATATTCAGTGCACAATTACAATCAAGCACTCAATCCTCACTATAACTGGCAGATTCCTAGTAAAAATCCAGACCCCAATCTTACAAATTTGCACCTTTCAGTGGTCTCCGGATATGGCACACCAACCTCTGCCACCAGTCAAATGACACCTGAGTATGTAGTATCTCCTCTGTATCCCATGTATATGCATTCTGGTTACCCTTCAGTGTCTAACACAATGGCACCTGAGTATTTAGGGCCAGTAGAACAAAAGGCCATTAATTATCAATCAGCTGCCTCATGTATTTCTACAAATGGTACAAACTCAGCGAATACAAACTCTGCTCAAACACTGCACACAGTTGATCAGGCTCAACAGGTTTACCAGCAAATTCAGTCAATCCAGGACCCAGCAACTTGTCAAGCCTACTATGCTTGGTATTCTTACAATCAGACCCTTCACTCTAACCAAGCAGCAGACAATGGAAATGCCACTTCCACACCAACGTTCGAACATGGCGTTTACCCACTGTTTAGCTGGCTACAA AAGAAGAACTAA